A genome region from Cucumis sativus cultivar 9930 chromosome 4, Cucumber_9930_V3, whole genome shotgun sequence includes the following:
- the LOC101209783 gene encoding serine/threonine-protein kinase SRK2A isoform X1, whose translation MEKYEVVKDLGAGSFGVTKLLKNKHTKELVVMKFIERGPKVDSNVGREIIDHRLLQHPTVIGFKEVVLGATHLGIAMEYAAGGELFDKICNYGRFHEDAARYFFQQLITGVNYCHSMEICHRDLKLDYILLEESKVPRLKICHFGYSKSSLVGSPSYAAPEVLSQEHYDGKIANIWSCGVILHVMLVGAYPFEDQDGPRNFQKIIQRIKAAQYKIPVNVRISQECGHLLSRIFVRNPSKRISLKEILSHPWFLKNLPRELTQSAQAIYCQRNNTPAFTLQSIEEIMKIVGEARNPLPSSSTINSFRSGIEEDDEEDMDNYEAVKELGAGNIGVARLLRHKHTKQLVAMKYIERGPKIDENVAREIINHRSLQHPNIIRFKKVVLTPTHLAIMMEYAAGGELFERISKAGRFSEDEARYFFQQLISGVDYCHSMQICHRDLKLENTLLDGSQAPRLKICDFGFSKSSVLHSRPKSTIGTPAYIAPEILSGPEYDGKLADVWSCGVTLYVMVVGAYPFEDQNDPRNYRKLIQRIMSVQYKIPDYVYVSQDCRHLLSRIFVQNPSRRISVKEIKSHPWFLKNLPRELTESAQAIYYNSDNPSFSVQSFDEIMKILGEAKTPLPPSTTAKGFRWGTEEKDDEMQEEEEEEEDDEDDEYVKRVKEVHASGEYLVRNRT comes from the exons ATGGAGAAGTACGAAGTGGTTAAGGATTTGGGTGCTGGAAGTTTTGGTGTTACTAAACTTTTGAAGAACAAACACACCAAAGAGCTTGTTGTGATGAAGTTCATAGAACGTGGTCCTaag GTTGATAGTAATGTGGGAAGAGAGATTATTGACCATAGATTGCTTCAGCATCCAACTGTAATTGGTTTTAAGGAG GTTGTTTTAGGGGCGACGCATTTGGGTATCGCGATGGAATACGCTGCTGGGGGAGAGCTTTTCGACAAAATTTGCAATTATGGACGTTTTCACGAAGATGCG GCAAGGTATTTCTTCCAGCAATTGATTACTGGAGTCAATTATTGCCATTCAATG GAAATATGTCATAGAGATTTGAAGCTCGACTATATCCTTTTAGAAGAAAGCAAAGTCCCACGGTTGAAGATCTGTCATTTTGGCTATTCCAAG TCATCTCTTGTGGGTTCTCCATCATACGCTGCACCGGAGGTTCTATCTCAAGAACACTATGATGGAAAG ATAGCAAACATATGGTCATGTGGAGTTATTCTGCATGTTATGTTGGTGGGTGCATATCCTTTTGAAGACCAAGATGGTCCTAGAAACTTTCAGAAAATTATTCAG CGAATAAAGGCTGCACAGTACAAAATACCAGTCAATGTTCGCATATCTCAAGAATGTGGACACCTACTCTCTCGCATCTTTGTTCGAAACCCATCAAag AGAATTTCACTCAAAGAGATCTTGAGTCACCCATGGTTCCTAAAGAATTTGCCAAGGGAACTGACACAATCAGCCCAAGCGATCTATTGTCAGAGAAACAATACACCAGCCTTCACTCTTCAAAGTATTGAAGAAATCATGAAGATCGTGGGGGAGGCGAGAAACCCACTCCCTTCTTCGTCAACCATCAACAGCTTCAGAAGTGGTATTGAAGAGGACGATGAAGAAG ATATGGATAATTATGAAGCTGTTAAGGAGTTGGGGGCTGGAAATATCGGTGTTGCTAGACTTTTGAGACATAAACACACCAAACAACTTGTTGCCATGAAGTACATAGAACGTGGTCCTAAG ATTGATGAGAATGTGGCAAGAGAGATTATAAACCATCGATCGCTTCAACATCCAAATATAATTCGTTTCAAGAAG GTTGTTTTAACTCCGACGCATTTGGCGATAATGATGGAATATGCTGCTGGAGGAGAactttttgaaagaatttcCAAAGCTGGACGATTTAGTGAAGATGAG GCAAGATATTTCTTTCAGCAGTTGATTTCAGGAGTTGATTATTGTCATTCCATG CAAATATGTCATAGGGATTTGAAGCTGGAAAACACCCTTTTAGATGGAAGCCAAGCCCCACGCTTGAAGATCTGTGATTTTGGCTTCTCCAAG TCGTCTGTGTTGCATTCAAGACCAAAATCAACTATTGGTACTCCAGCATACATAGCGCCAGAAATTCTATCAGGACCAGAGTATGATGGAAAG TTAGCAGATGTATGGTCATGTGGAGTTACTCTGTATGTTATGGTGGTTGGTGCATATCCTTTTGAAGACCAGAACGATCCTAGAAACTACCGGAAACTTATTCAG CGAATAATGTCTGTACAGTATAAAATACCAGACTATGTTTACGTATCTCAAGATTGTCGACACCTTCTCTCTCGTATCTTTGTCCAAAATCCTTCAAGG AGGATTTCAGTAAAAGAGATCAAGAGTCATCCATGGTTCTTAAAGAACTTGCCAAGAGAATTAACAGAATCAGCCCAAGCCATCTATTACAATAGCGATAACCCAAGCTTCTCTGTTCAAAGTTTTGATGAAATCATGAAAATCTTGGGGGAAGCGAAAACCCCGCTCCCACCATCGACAACTGCCAAAGGCTTCAGATGGGGAACTGAAGAAAAGGATGATGAAATgcaagaagaagaggaggaagaagaagatgatgaagacgATGAGTATGTTAAGAGGGTGAAAGAAGTTCATGCGAGTGGAGAATACTTAGTTAGAAACAGAACATAA
- the LOC116403303 gene encoding 23 kDa jasmonate-induced protein-like translates to MGNWSLHSLLNLQCYWRSHRFFVTDHSWHGHIGPGPYPTRIENGQWGGFLHVETSGTATGSSAAVVYRGVNNNGQHCDWMAAWSNPWNRSTSDNTAYTEIREEGQYIIRRRTIGITSLIYYMNRVFLIQTAGMGVYQM, encoded by the exons ATGGGGAACTGGAGTCTCCACTCTTTGCTTAATTTACAATGCTACTGGCGATCCCATAGATTTTTTGTTACCGATCATAGTTGGCATGGTCATATTGGACCTGGTCCTTATCCAACTCGGATTGAAAATGGTCAATGGGGTGGCTTCCTTCATGTCGAAACTTCCGGAACAGCCACAGGTTCTTCTGCTGCTGTCGTATATCGTGGTGTAAATAATAATGGCCAACATTGCGATTGGATGGCAGCATGGTCCAACCCTTGGAATCGATCGACTTCCGACAATACG GCATATACTGAGATACGAGAAGAAGGGCAATATATTATACGACGAAGGACAATTGGAATTACATctctaatttattatatgaatCGGGTCTTTCTGATTCAGACAGCAGGAATGGGTGTGTATCAGATGTAA
- the LOC101209783 gene encoding serine/threonine-protein kinase SRK2A isoform X2, translated as MEKYEVVKDLGAGSFGVTKLLKNKHTKELVVMKFIERGPKIDENVAREIINHRSLQHPNIIRFKKVVLTPTHLAIMMEYAAGGELFERISKAGRFSEDEARYFFQQLISGVDYCHSMQICHRDLKLENTLLDGSQAPRLKICDFGFSKSSVLHSRPKSTIGTPAYIAPEILSGPEYDGKLADVWSCGVTLYVMVVGAYPFEDQNDPRNYRKLIQRIMSVQYKIPDYVYVSQDCRHLLSRIFVQNPSRRISVKEIKSHPWFLKNLPRELTESAQAIYYNSDNPSFSVQSFDEIMKILGEAKTPLPPSTTAKGFRWGTEEKDDEMQEEEEEEEDDEDDEYVKRVKEVHASGEYLVRNRT; from the exons ATGGAGAAGTACGAAGTGGTTAAGGATTTGGGTGCTGGAAGTTTTGGTGTTACTAAACTTTTGAAGAACAAACACACCAAAGAGCTTGTTGTGATGAAGTTCATAGAACGTGGTCCTaag ATTGATGAGAATGTGGCAAGAGAGATTATAAACCATCGATCGCTTCAACATCCAAATATAATTCGTTTCAAGAAG GTTGTTTTAACTCCGACGCATTTGGCGATAATGATGGAATATGCTGCTGGAGGAGAactttttgaaagaatttcCAAAGCTGGACGATTTAGTGAAGATGAG GCAAGATATTTCTTTCAGCAGTTGATTTCAGGAGTTGATTATTGTCATTCCATG CAAATATGTCATAGGGATTTGAAGCTGGAAAACACCCTTTTAGATGGAAGCCAAGCCCCACGCTTGAAGATCTGTGATTTTGGCTTCTCCAAG TCGTCTGTGTTGCATTCAAGACCAAAATCAACTATTGGTACTCCAGCATACATAGCGCCAGAAATTCTATCAGGACCAGAGTATGATGGAAAG TTAGCAGATGTATGGTCATGTGGAGTTACTCTGTATGTTATGGTGGTTGGTGCATATCCTTTTGAAGACCAGAACGATCCTAGAAACTACCGGAAACTTATTCAG CGAATAATGTCTGTACAGTATAAAATACCAGACTATGTTTACGTATCTCAAGATTGTCGACACCTTCTCTCTCGTATCTTTGTCCAAAATCCTTCAAGG AGGATTTCAGTAAAAGAGATCAAGAGTCATCCATGGTTCTTAAAGAACTTGCCAAGAGAATTAACAGAATCAGCCCAAGCCATCTATTACAATAGCGATAACCCAAGCTTCTCTGTTCAAAGTTTTGATGAAATCATGAAAATCTTGGGGGAAGCGAAAACCCCGCTCCCACCATCGACAACTGCCAAAGGCTTCAGATGGGGAACTGAAGAAAAGGATGATGAAATgcaagaagaagaggaggaagaagaagatgatgaagacgATGAGTATGTTAAGAGGGTGAAAGAAGTTCATGCGAGTGGAGAATACTTAGTTAGAAACAGAACATAA